The following are encoded in a window of Anoplopoma fimbria isolate UVic2021 breed Golden Eagle Sablefish chromosome 3, Afim_UVic_2022, whole genome shotgun sequence genomic DNA:
- the LOC129089415 gene encoding uncharacterized protein LOC129089415 — protein MFIFVILGLLVCIEARGPIAVTPVFVKKGDDLILNVHVDVPEDFVLVDWNFNKTVKLVRNIPGREPTIFSNFNGRVEFPVKQFSVKLKNLQKADSGVYTARVLTAQGDQQLVEHKVTVEDPVSPVKLTVDPVDPVDPLVSRSSCNLTVTCSTQDSNISSTIRCVNQTCSQEGGEQSEVTTSDASLRVYLLNSSIICNHSNHVSWTNDVIMIEDFCPKYPGSESPSAGISVYLVKIVVFSVGLVIMVSAVITVHLMEKLKKHK, from the exons ATGTTCATCTTTGTGATACTGGGGCTGCTTGTCTGCATTGAGGCACGAG GGCCCATTGCTGTGACTCCTGTGTTTGTGAAGAAGGGAGATGATCTGATTCTGAATGTTCATGTTGATGTTCCTGAGGATTTTGTACTTGTTGACTGGAACTTCAATAAAACGGTCAAATTAGTAAGAAATATTCCTGGTAGAGAACCAACAATCTTTTCTAATTTCAATGGAAGGGttgagtttcctgtgaaacaATTCTCTGtgaaattgaagaatcttcaaAAGGCAGACAGTGGAGTTTATACTGCACGAGTGTTAACGGCTCAAGGAGACCAACAACTAGTTGAACACAAGGTCACAGTTGAAG ATCCAGTGTCTCCAGTTAAACTGACAGTGGACCCAGTGGACCCAGTGGACCCACTGGTCTCCAGAAGCTCCTGTAATCTCACTGTGACCTGCAGTACACAGGACTCCAACATCAGCAGCACTATTAGATGTGTCAACCAAACCTGcagtcaggagggaggagagcaatCAGAGGTCACAACCTCTGATGCTTCTCTCCGGGTCTACCTGTTGAATAGCTCAATCATCtgtaaccatagcaaccatgTTAGCTGGACCAACGACGTTATAATGATTGAAGACTTTTGCCCCAAATATCCTG gtTCAGAGAGTCCGTCTGCTGGTATCTCTGTGTACCTGGTGAAGATAGTCGTGTTCTCTGTCGGTCTGGTCATCATGGTGTCGGCCGTCATCACTGTTCACCTCATGGAGAAGCTCAAGAAGCACAAATAA